From one Callithrix jacchus isolate 240 chromosome 2, calJac240_pri, whole genome shotgun sequence genomic stretch:
- the NDUFS6 gene encoding NADH dehydrogenase [ubiquinone] iron-sulfur protein 6, mitochondrial isoform X2 — protein sequence MAATVTFCRLLCRSGAAARSLPLGARCFGVQISPTGEKITHTGQVYDEKDYRRLRFVGRQKEVPVDLPLCLSFSLENVFVRAPRSFPLSSPRGWSLLTASPPCW from the exons ATGGCGGCAACGGTGACCTTCTGCCGGCTGTTGTGCCGGTCCGGCGCGGCTGCGCGGAGCCTGCCCCTGGGCGCCAGGTGTTTCGGGGTGCAGATTTCGCCGACCGGGGAGAAGATCACACACACTGGCCAG GTTTATGATGAAAAAGACTACAGGAGACTCCGGTTTGTAGGTCGTCAGAAAGAG GTTCCCGTGGACCTCCcgctctgtctctctttctcattgGAAAATGTATTCGTGAGAGCGCCCAGGTCCTTTCCTCTGTCAAGTCCCCGCGGCTGGAGCCTCCTCACCGCGTCGCCGCCGTGCTGGTGA
- the NDUFS6 gene encoding NADH dehydrogenase [ubiquinone] iron-sulfur protein 6, mitochondrial isoform X1 encodes MAATVTFCRLLCRSGAAARSLPLGARCFGVQISPTGEKITHTGQVYDEKDYRRLRFVGRQKEVNENFGIDLIAEQPVSEVEARVISCDGGGGALGHPKVYINLDKETKTGTCGYCGLQFRQHHR; translated from the exons ATGGCGGCAACGGTGACCTTCTGCCGGCTGTTGTGCCGGTCCGGCGCGGCTGCGCGGAGCCTGCCCCTGGGCGCCAGGTGTTTCGGGGTGCAGATTTCGCCGACCGGGGAGAAGATCACACACACTGGCCAG GTTTATGATGAAAAAGACTACAGGAGACTCCGGTTTGTAGGTCGTCAGAAAGAG GTGAATGAAAACTTTGGCATTGATTTGATAGCAGAGCAGCCGGTGAGCGAGGTGGAGGCTCGGGTGATCTCGTGCGATGGCGGCGGGGGCGCGCTGGGCCACCCGAAAGTGTACATCAACTTG GACAAAGAGACAAAAACGGGCACGTGTGGTTACTGTGGGCTGCAGTTCAGACAGCACCACCGCTAG